A stretch of the Archangium violaceum genome encodes the following:
- a CDS encoding peptidase C39 family protein yields the protein MKTPTNARVPLYLVLLASTLTACASWRDRPTPTETGPVARIWRKSAQARDFERFTRQGTALTAEGALELDAATVRTAPDPFPSHTPPGTQTPIPEGSYVFGSAISEEQPISGGFDNVVPSFDALTPPGTWVRLTLAARVEGQWTKDYDFGVWALDKDTVVRHSGERQEDGHGKVLTDTLALEKKADALRMTVWLFSSKPGVSPSIRALSAAMTDTSRTAPEETSDRRAWGTVLEVPGRSQLLYPPDGGVWCSPTSVSMLLAYWGKRLGRNELVVPVPVAAEYVYDEVYQGTGNWPFNTAYASALGEGALHGLVARFDSFAQVERLIAEGIPVSISIAFEKGELTGSPMARSDGHLIVVKGFTPEGDVVCNDPAFPNDESVNVTYKRQELQRAWDHSRRSAYVLWPAGTPLPPGALTFVQ from the coding sequence ATGAAGACCCCGACGAACGCACGCGTTCCGCTGTATCTGGTCCTGCTGGCCTCCACGTTGACGGCCTGTGCCTCCTGGCGGGACAGGCCCACCCCCACGGAGACAGGCCCGGTGGCGAGAATCTGGAGGAAGAGCGCCCAGGCGCGCGACTTCGAGCGCTTCACCCGCCAGGGCACCGCGCTCACCGCGGAGGGAGCCCTGGAGCTCGACGCGGCGACGGTCCGCACCGCGCCGGATCCGTTCCCCAGCCACACGCCGCCCGGCACGCAGACGCCGATTCCCGAGGGCAGCTACGTCTTCGGCAGCGCCATCTCCGAGGAGCAGCCCATCTCTGGAGGTTTCGACAACGTGGTGCCCTCGTTCGACGCGCTCACCCCGCCGGGCACGTGGGTGCGGCTGACGCTCGCCGCGCGCGTGGAGGGGCAATGGACGAAGGACTATGACTTCGGCGTCTGGGCGCTCGACAAGGACACCGTGGTGCGCCACAGCGGCGAGCGCCAGGAGGACGGGCACGGCAAGGTGCTCACCGATACCCTCGCCCTCGAGAAGAAGGCGGACGCCCTGCGGATGACGGTGTGGCTCTTCTCCTCCAAGCCCGGCGTGAGCCCGAGCATCCGCGCGCTCTCGGCGGCGATGACGGACACGAGCCGCACGGCGCCGGAGGAGACCTCGGATCGGCGAGCCTGGGGAACGGTGCTGGAGGTGCCCGGCCGCTCGCAGCTCCTCTATCCGCCGGATGGGGGCGTCTGGTGCTCGCCCACCTCGGTCTCCATGCTGCTCGCGTACTGGGGGAAGAGGCTGGGCCGCAACGAGCTCGTGGTACCGGTGCCCGTGGCGGCCGAGTACGTCTACGACGAGGTGTACCAGGGCACCGGCAACTGGCCCTTCAACACCGCCTATGCCTCCGCGCTCGGGGAGGGTGCCCTGCACGGGCTGGTGGCGCGCTTCGACTCGTTCGCGCAGGTGGAGCGGCTCATCGCCGAGGGCATCCCGGTCAGCATCAGCATCGCCTTCGAGAAGGGCGAGCTGACGGGCTCTCCCATGGCGCGCTCGGACGGGCACCTCATCGTGGTGAAGGGCTTCACGCCGGAAGGGGACGTCGTCTGCAACGATCCCGCCTTCCCGAACGACGAGTCGGTGAACGTGACGTACAAGCGCCAGGAGTTGCAGCGGGCGTGGGACCACTCCCGCCGGTCGGCCTACGTCCTGTGGCCCGCGGGCACGCCCCTGCCCCCGGGCGCGCTCACCTTCGTGCAGTGA
- a CDS encoding DUF819 domain-containing protein, protein MTEPLIQSPMAVLAVLLTVLALLFLAERHPVGARVFRVLPILVLVYFVPTLLSNTGVIPTKSDLYRFVSAYLLPASLVLQVLSMDLPAISRLGRGAVVLFLAGTAGIVLGGPLAYLLLGHWMPEELGEQAWKGLAALSGSWIGGSANFVAIGQSVGTREDVLSMMVVVDVGVSNMWTAVLLYFAGREREMDTRMGADRKAIDVVREQVERFHASVSKPASLSDLVWILTIGLGTTVVCTAISKYLPDVGSIITGFTWVVILVTTVGMALSFTPVRNLEGAGASRVGALFLYVLVMTIGAQADFRRLLDAPAMVAVGAVWMAVHAGFILAARRLVRAPIFFAAVGSQANVGGAASASVVAAAFHPALAPVGVMLAVAGYVLGTYGGLLCALLLEQVYRLIH, encoded by the coding sequence ATGACGGAGCCGCTCATCCAGAGTCCCATGGCGGTGCTCGCGGTGCTGCTCACCGTGCTGGCGCTGCTGTTCCTCGCCGAGCGGCACCCGGTGGGCGCGCGCGTCTTCAGGGTGCTGCCCATCCTGGTGCTCGTCTACTTCGTCCCCACGCTGCTCTCGAACACGGGCGTCATCCCCACGAAGTCCGACCTCTACCGCTTCGTGTCCGCGTACCTGCTGCCCGCGAGCCTGGTGCTCCAGGTGCTGTCGATGGACCTGCCCGCCATCTCCCGGCTGGGGCGCGGCGCCGTGGTGCTCTTCCTGGCGGGGACGGCGGGCATCGTGCTTGGCGGGCCGCTCGCGTACCTCCTGCTGGGCCACTGGATGCCGGAGGAGCTCGGTGAGCAGGCCTGGAAGGGGCTGGCGGCGCTCAGCGGCTCGTGGATTGGGGGCAGCGCCAACTTCGTGGCCATCGGGCAGAGTGTCGGGACTCGGGAGGACGTCCTGAGCATGATGGTCGTCGTGGACGTGGGCGTGTCGAACATGTGGACCGCGGTGTTGCTCTACTTCGCGGGGCGCGAGCGGGAGATGGACACGCGGATGGGCGCGGACCGGAAGGCCATCGACGTGGTGCGCGAGCAGGTGGAGCGCTTCCACGCCTCGGTGTCGAAGCCCGCGAGCCTGTCGGACCTGGTGTGGATCCTCACCATCGGCCTGGGGACCACGGTGGTGTGCACGGCGATTTCGAAGTACCTGCCGGACGTTGGCTCCATCATCACGGGCTTCACCTGGGTGGTCATCCTGGTGACGACTGTGGGAATGGCGCTGTCGTTCACCCCGGTGCGCAACCTGGAGGGGGCCGGGGCGAGCCGGGTGGGCGCGCTGTTCCTCTACGTGCTGGTGATGACCATTGGCGCCCAGGCCGACTTCCGGCGGCTGCTGGACGCGCCCGCGATGGTGGCGGTGGGCGCGGTGTGGATGGCGGTGCACGCGGGCTTCATCCTGGCGGCGCGGCGGCTGGTGCGAGCGCCCATCTTCTTCGCGGCCGTGGGCTCACAGGCCAATGTGGGTGGCGCGGCCTCGGCGTCCGTGGTGGCGGCGGCCTTCCATCCGGCGCTCGCGCCCGTGGGCGTCATGCTGGCGGTGGCCGGCTACGTGCTGGGCACCTACGGCGGGCTGCTCTGCGCGCTGCTGCTGGAGCAGGTGTACCGGCTCATCCACTGA
- a CDS encoding imm11 family protein — MAPHDYFLLMQDHTDENCLVNTLPGELNKTSWAAAEGVPMGNKYPAGVRLDMATRHRGLVVPDLIPNTVQLNLVSGRMKPLLEKEAGVEIEFLPFALHDHKGRVAAPDCYIANVLGSQDCADLKKTRGEKTVGEPGKFEVIKQLHLDPAKVPADLKLFRLGSMPNLLIIRDDLRATFEQNGVTGVRYVAMGERGYFV, encoded by the coding sequence ATGGCCCCACACGACTACTTCCTCCTCATGCAGGACCATACGGACGAGAACTGCCTGGTCAACACGCTGCCCGGCGAGCTGAACAAGACCTCCTGGGCCGCAGCCGAGGGGGTTCCCATGGGGAACAAATACCCCGCGGGCGTCCGGCTGGACATGGCCACGCGCCACCGCGGGCTCGTCGTCCCGGACCTCATTCCCAACACCGTGCAACTGAATCTCGTCTCCGGGCGGATGAAGCCCCTGCTCGAGAAGGAAGCCGGGGTGGAGATCGAATTCCTGCCCTTCGCGCTCCACGACCACAAGGGTCGCGTCGCCGCCCCGGACTGCTACATCGCCAACGTCCTCGGCAGCCAGGACTGCGCCGACCTGAAAAAGACCCGTGGGGAGAAGACCGTCGGCGAGCCCGGGAAGTTCGAGGTCATCAAGCAGCTCCATCTGGACCCGGCCAAGGTGCCCGCAGACCTGAAGCTCTTCCGCCTGGGGTCGATGCCAAACCTCCTCATCATCCGCGATGACCTGCGCGCCACCTTCGAGCAGAACGGCGTCACCGGCGTCCGTTACGTGGCCATGGGCGAGCGGGGCTACTTCGTCTGA
- the sitA6 gene encoding SitA6 family polymorphic toxin lipoprotein: MSPRIPMKWLLLLGMLLGACVTSAPAVHEDGEALGAVSSWEEARADPSCVVPLCEGERCVIWRCQDVVEVDSHPVVLAKGTLTLRPPGNPTRWWGRPLAAPVGTEPVFEIPWHNWNIRGQYAPRALRPPCLPSREPFEKHHIFPQQQRLAKWFASRNIDIHAFTIRLPKRFHAWLHSGGPEGGQWNEAWRQFMTQNRDIATAEDIWRFAFELMNRFGVNGPLVPYYCE; this comes from the coding sequence ATGAGCCCGCGGATTCCCATGAAGTGGCTGCTCCTCCTCGGCATGCTGCTCGGCGCGTGTGTCACCTCCGCGCCCGCCGTACACGAAGATGGCGAAGCTCTGGGTGCCGTGTCCTCCTGGGAGGAGGCCCGTGCGGACCCGAGCTGCGTGGTGCCACTGTGCGAGGGGGAGCGGTGCGTCATCTGGCGCTGCCAGGACGTGGTGGAGGTGGACTCCCACCCCGTGGTGCTGGCGAAGGGGACCCTGACTCTCCGCCCTCCGGGCAATCCCACCCGCTGGTGGGGACGCCCTCTGGCCGCGCCTGTCGGTACGGAACCCGTCTTCGAAATCCCCTGGCACAACTGGAACATCCGCGGCCAGTATGCACCCAGGGCTCTGCGCCCCCCGTGTCTCCCCTCTCGAGAACCTTTCGAAAAACATCACATCTTTCCGCAACAGCAACGCCTGGCCAAGTGGTTCGCAAGCAGGAATATCGACATTCATGCTTTCACCATCCGTCTGCCCAAGAGATTCCACGCCTGGCTGCACAGTGGCGGACCCGAAGGAGGCCAATGGAATGAAGCCTGGCGACAGTTCATGACCCAGAACCGTGATATCGCCACTGCGGAGGATATCTGGCGATTCGCATTCGAACTCATGAACAGATTCGGAGTGAACGGACCTCTCGTCCCTTATTATTGTGAATGA
- a CDS encoding dipeptide epimerase, with protein MSLPMDVRVIELPLRHAWTISRGTSTSKRNVIVELRHGDVVGRGEAAPNVRYGESADTVTEALQKLAPALEGDPWHFRVLSQRVEEALPGNHAAKAALDIALYDLAGKRLGVPLYRMFGLDPARMPITSFSIGIDDPATMAQKVREAEPYPVLKIKLGAQSVREMFDAVRSATSKTVRVDANEAWSPEEALKHIEWLATQGVELVEQPLPAADVEGAKWLRQRSPLPLVADEALMMASDVPRLAEGYHGINVKLQKCGGIREALRIIETARSCGLKVMLGCMVETSVGIAAAAHLGPLVDWLDLDGNLLLSADPFQGHPVVDGRIRLGDGPGLGVEPRSAS; from the coding sequence ATGTCACTTCCGATGGATGTCCGAGTCATCGAGCTGCCCCTGCGCCATGCCTGGACGATTTCGCGCGGGACGAGCACTTCGAAGCGCAACGTGATTGTCGAGCTGCGTCACGGCGACGTGGTCGGCCGGGGCGAGGCGGCCCCGAACGTGCGCTACGGCGAGTCCGCCGACACGGTGACCGAGGCGCTCCAGAAGCTCGCTCCGGCGCTCGAGGGGGACCCGTGGCACTTCCGCGTCCTGTCGCAGCGTGTCGAGGAGGCCCTGCCGGGCAATCACGCGGCGAAGGCGGCGCTGGACATCGCGCTGTACGACCTGGCGGGCAAGCGGCTCGGGGTGCCGCTCTACCGTATGTTCGGCCTGGACCCGGCGCGGATGCCCATCACGTCGTTCTCCATTGGCATCGACGACCCGGCGACCATGGCCCAGAAGGTGCGTGAGGCGGAGCCGTATCCCGTCCTGAAGATCAAGCTCGGCGCCCAATCGGTGCGCGAGATGTTCGACGCGGTGCGGAGTGCGACCTCCAAGACGGTTCGGGTGGATGCCAACGAGGCCTGGAGCCCGGAGGAGGCGCTGAAGCACATCGAGTGGCTGGCGACGCAGGGCGTGGAGCTGGTGGAGCAGCCGCTGCCGGCGGCGGACGTCGAGGGCGCGAAGTGGCTGCGCCAGCGCTCGCCGTTGCCGCTGGTGGCGGACGAGGCGTTGATGATGGCCTCGGACGTGCCGCGGCTCGCCGAGGGCTACCACGGCATCAACGTCAAGCTGCAGAAGTGCGGTGGCATCCGCGAGGCGCTGCGCATCATCGAGACGGCGCGCTCGTGCGGGCTGAAGGTGATGCTGGGGTGCATGGTGGAGACGTCGGTGGGCATCGCGGCGGCGGCGCACCTGGGGCCCCTGGTGGACTGGCTGGACCTGGACGGCAACCTGCTCCTCTCGGCGGACCCCTTCCAGGGGCACCCGGTGGTGGATGGGCGCATCCGCCTGGGCGACGGGCCCGGGCTCGGAGTGGAGCCTCGGTCCGCCTCATGA
- the sitI6 gene encoding SitI6 family double-CXXCG motif immunity protein encodes MRYFRIEEDRAAGYTGYVDGSHRWMLPGIICPTCKATWSALAKDYPSVDLTPVASLANFEKARPEPADEYERLCELVRPLLPPGAVLVPGAGFGPIVGRAQGRFGQLVSPVPWVLLMQREALEKLQAEGLQGLKGCRTELRFRQRASPELLEMELLPVGRAHPDCLPSKRQPVCHRCGRDGLSLPDKLLLDATTLPSHLDLFRLEDFSTEVICTERFVDACRRLGLDGVVFHPLPAR; translated from the coding sequence ATGCGCTATTTCAGAATTGAGGAAGACAGGGCCGCGGGTTACACGGGCTATGTCGATGGCTCCCACAGGTGGATGCTTCCGGGCATCATCTGCCCTACATGTAAGGCTACATGGAGTGCTCTCGCCAAGGATTACCCCTCGGTGGACCTGACTCCAGTGGCATCCCTGGCCAACTTCGAAAAAGCCCGGCCCGAGCCCGCGGACGAGTATGAAAGGTTGTGTGAATTGGTACGTCCCCTGCTGCCTCCCGGAGCCGTGCTCGTGCCTGGAGCGGGATTTGGCCCGATCGTGGGCAGGGCCCAGGGCCGATTCGGGCAGCTCGTCTCTCCCGTTCCCTGGGTCCTGCTGATGCAGCGTGAGGCGCTGGAAAAGCTCCAGGCCGAAGGCCTGCAAGGACTCAAGGGATGCCGCACCGAGCTGCGCTTCCGTCAGCGTGCATCGCCCGAGCTGCTCGAGATGGAGCTCCTTCCCGTGGGCCGCGCACACCCGGATTGTCTGCCCTCGAAACGCCAACCGGTCTGTCACCGCTGTGGCCGCGACGGACTCTCCCTGCCCGATAAGCTCCTACTGGACGCCACCACACTTCCCAGCCACCTGGATCTGTTCCGCCTGGAGGACTTCTCCACCGAAGTCATTTGCACCGAACGCTTCGTCGACGCATGCCGTCGTCTGGGATTGGATGGCGTTGTCTTCCACCCCCTGCCGGCGAGGTAA
- the sitA6 gene encoding SitA6 family polymorphic toxin lipoprotein: protein MSPRIPMKWLLLLGVLLGACVTSAPSVHEDGEALGAVSSWEEARADPSCVVPLCEGERCAIWRCQDVVEVDSHPVVLAKGTLTLRPPGNRTRWWGRPLVAPVGTEPVFEIPWHNWNIRGQYAPRALRPPCLPSREPFEKHHIFPQEEFLAKWFASKGINIHAFTMRLPKSFHAWLHSGGPKGGQWNEAWRQFAKQNNTTATQEDIWRFAFELMSRFYMNGSLVPYHCD from the coding sequence ATGAGCCCGCGGATTCCCATGAAGTGGCTGCTCCTCCTCGGCGTGCTGCTCGGCGCGTGTGTCACCTCCGCGCCCTCCGTACACGAAGATGGCGAAGCTCTGGGTGCCGTGTCCTCCTGGGAGGAGGCCCGTGCGGACCCGAGCTGCGTGGTGCCACTGTGCGAGGGGGAGCGGTGCGCCATCTGGCGCTGCCAGGACGTGGTGGAGGTGGACTCCCACCCCGTGGTGCTGGCGAAGGGGACCCTGACCCTCCGCCCTCCGGGCAATCGCACCCGCTGGTGGGGACGCCCATTGGTGGCACCTGTAGGAACGGAACCCGTCTTCGAAATCCCCTGGCACAACTGGAACATCCGCGGCCAGTATGCACCCAGGGCTCTGCGCCCCCCGTGTCTCCCCTCTCGAGAACCTTTCGAAAAACATCACATCTTTCCGCAGGAGGAATTCCTGGCCAAATGGTTCGCAAGCAAGGGCATCAACATTCATGCATTCACCATGCGGCTCCCCAAGAGCTTCCACGCCTGGCTGCACAGCGGCGGCCCCAAAGGGGGCCAATGGAATGAAGCCTGGCGACAGTTCGCGAAGCAGAACAACACGACCGCTACCCAAGAAGACATCTGGCGGTTTGCGTTCGAACTCATGAGCCGGTTCTACATGAATGGCTCGCTCGTCCCCTATCACTGCGACTGA
- a CDS encoding DUF2169 domain-containing protein, whose translation MVLIGHTYPQQKGATETLVALQVGPLKKAVRAVGERTWFRSMGSVAATKPRPFDKLPLTRERAFGGCDRTDPAKPAFEPLNPVGTGFRASPRHFFETTSSSGFPPASFGETGAATGAASVCLAVRGFSRNYAGSRAAMVLLLGDDEERGAVLVEDLLPSSGQER comes from the coding sequence GTGGTGCTCATCGGCCATACCTACCCGCAGCAGAAGGGCGCCACCGAGACGCTGGTGGCCCTCCAGGTGGGCCCGCTGAAGAAGGCCGTGCGCGCGGTGGGCGAGCGGACGTGGTTCCGAAGTATGGGCAGCGTCGCCGCGACGAAGCCGCGGCCCTTCGACAAGCTGCCCCTCACCAGGGAGCGCGCCTTCGGTGGCTGTGACCGGACGGACCCGGCGAAGCCCGCCTTCGAGCCACTCAACCCCGTGGGCACGGGCTTCCGCGCCAGCCCGCGCCACTTCTTCGAGACGACTTCCAGCAGTGGTTTCCCCCCTGCGTCGTTCGGGGAGACGGGCGCGGCCACGGGGGCCGCCTCCGTTTGCCTGGCGGTGCGAGGCTTCAGCCGAAACTACGCGGGCAGCCGCGCGGCCATGGTGCTACTCCTGGGGGACGACGAGGAGCGGGGCGCGGTGCTCGTCGAGGACCTTCTCCCGTCATCCGGTCAAGAGAGGTAG
- a CDS encoding M20/M25/M40 family metallo-hydrolase: MRPLLFILALLAVPGCGHAAGTSRSTSPRAAEELRTLLAELIAVDTSNPPGNEAAAARVAARWLREAGIESQLVEPTPGRAHLLARLKGNGRARPVLVLAHLDTVPARREEWASDPWTLTERDGFLYGRGVQDNKGMAAASVLALRRLKRDGVKLSRDVVLVLSADEEVGSGNDIDWLLEHHPELREAELAINEGGLTALTEDRRRVRFVNLQAAERVSRNVVLKASGPGGHSSVPPAAPNPMVRLAAAVARVGALTFPTRLTPVTRLNVEGRVKVTSGELGEALKRLAASPDNPPQEAVDTIARLEPALAAVLRTTCVPTVFNAGTRPNVIPATAEATINCRLLPDEDIQAFRARLVAAVNDPDIQVEMNMNPPDSPASPVGDNAMFRAATAAAAKVWPGAPVFPRMSTGTTESSALRRAGIHAYGIDLFALTPEDARTAHAPNERIPVASLQPGAEFVHLLLSELVK; the protein is encoded by the coding sequence ATGCGCCCCCTGCTTTTCATTCTCGCCCTCCTGGCCGTGCCGGGTTGTGGCCATGCCGCCGGCACCTCCCGGAGCACCTCGCCCCGAGCCGCCGAGGAGCTGCGCACGCTGCTCGCCGAGCTCATCGCCGTGGACACCTCCAACCCTCCGGGCAACGAGGCCGCCGCCGCCCGGGTGGCCGCGCGGTGGTTGCGCGAGGCCGGCATCGAATCCCAGCTCGTCGAGCCGACCCCCGGCCGTGCCCACCTCCTCGCCCGGCTGAAGGGCAACGGCCGCGCGCGCCCCGTGCTGGTGCTCGCTCATCTGGACACGGTCCCCGCCCGCAGGGAGGAGTGGGCCTCCGACCCATGGACGCTCACCGAGCGCGACGGCTTCCTCTACGGGCGCGGCGTCCAGGACAACAAGGGCATGGCCGCGGCGAGCGTGCTGGCGCTGCGCAGGCTCAAACGCGACGGGGTGAAGCTCTCGCGTGACGTGGTGCTGGTGCTCAGCGCGGACGAGGAGGTGGGCTCCGGCAACGACATCGACTGGCTGCTGGAGCACCACCCCGAGCTGCGCGAGGCGGAGCTCGCCATCAACGAGGGAGGCCTCACGGCGCTGACGGAGGACCGCCGCCGGGTGCGCTTCGTCAACCTCCAGGCCGCGGAGCGGGTGTCGCGCAACGTGGTGTTGAAGGCCTCCGGGCCGGGCGGGCACTCCTCGGTGCCACCGGCCGCGCCCAACCCCATGGTGCGTCTGGCGGCGGCGGTGGCCCGCGTCGGAGCGCTCACCTTTCCCACCCGGCTCACCCCCGTCACCCGGCTGAATGTGGAGGGCCGCGTGAAGGTGACGAGCGGCGAGCTGGGTGAAGCCCTGAAGCGGCTCGCGGCCTCGCCGGACAACCCGCCCCAGGAGGCGGTGGACACCATCGCGCGGCTCGAGCCGGCCCTGGCCGCCGTGCTGCGCACCACCTGCGTGCCCACCGTCTTCAACGCCGGCACCCGGCCCAACGTCATCCCCGCCACCGCCGAGGCCACCATCAACTGCCGGCTGCTCCCGGATGAGGACATCCAGGCATTCCGCGCCCGGCTCGTCGCGGCGGTGAACGACCCGGACATCCAGGTGGAGATGAACATGAATCCCCCGGACTCGCCCGCCTCGCCGGTGGGCGACAACGCCATGTTCCGGGCCGCCACGGCCGCCGCCGCGAAGGTGTGGCCGGGCGCGCCCGTCTTCCCGCGCATGTCCACCGGCACCACCGAGTCCTCCGCGCTGCGCCGGGCGGGCATCCACGCCTATGGCATCGACCTCTTCGCCCTCACGCCGGAAGACGCCCGCACGGCCCACGCCCCCAACGAGCGGATTCCCGTGGCCTCGCTCCAGCCCGGCGCCGAGTTCGTCCATCTCCTCCTGTCCGAGCTGGTGAAGTGA
- the sitI6 gene encoding SitI6 family double-CXXCG motif immunity protein: MRYFRIKGDRGSDYTGYIDGSYKWGLPGIICPACKATWSAGSKAYPSVDLTPVAFLADFEKARAEPLDEYERLSELVRPLLPPGAVLEPGATFGSFVGRAQGFFGPLVSPDPWWLLVRREALEKLQAEGVRGLKGCPTVLRFRQRNSPELLDLELLPVGCLHPDCLPTNRKPACPRCGRNSTPLPDDLMLDATTLPSHLDLFRLEDYSSVIICTERFVDACRRLGLDGVVFHPLPAR; encoded by the coding sequence ATGCGCTACTTCAGAATCAAGGGCGATAGAGGCTCGGATTACACTGGGTACATCGATGGCTCCTACAAGTGGGGGCTTCCGGGCATCATCTGCCCTGCTTGCAAAGCAACGTGGAGTGCCGGTTCCAAGGCGTACCCCTCGGTGGATCTGACCCCGGTGGCATTCCTGGCGGACTTCGAGAAAGCCCGGGCCGAGCCCCTCGACGAGTATGAAAGGCTGAGTGAGCTGGTACGTCCTCTGCTCCCTCCAGGGGCAGTGCTGGAACCCGGCGCAACCTTTGGCTCCTTCGTGGGCAGGGCACAAGGCTTCTTTGGTCCGCTCGTGTCTCCCGACCCCTGGTGGCTATTGGTGCGGCGCGAGGCGCTCGAAAAGCTCCAGGCGGAGGGAGTGCGCGGTCTCAAGGGCTGCCCCACAGTCCTACGCTTCCGGCAGCGCAACTCGCCCGAACTCCTCGATTTGGAGCTCCTCCCCGTGGGCTGCCTGCACCCGGACTGTCTCCCCACGAACCGCAAACCGGCCTGTCCTCGTTGCGGTCGCAACAGCACTCCCCTGCCGGATGACCTCATGCTGGACGCCACCACGCTTCCCAGTCACCTGGACCTGTTCCGCCTGGAGGACTACTCCTCCGTCATCATCTGCACCGAACGCTTCGTCGACGCCTGCCGTCGTCTAGGATTGGATGGCGTCGTCTTCCACCCCCTGCCGGCGAGGTAA
- a CDS encoding alanine/glycine:cation symporter family protein, with translation MLPEPIRNAIDVASNFVWGPWTMALLLGTGVFLTIRLRFVQVARFREGLRAMVPAQASGAGTLSPFQAFMTALAASIGTGNIAGVATAIVSGGPGALFWIWVYGFFATAIKFCEAVLGIQYRKVQGERLSAGPMHYLKDGLGSPKLAWLYAVIAGVAALTTTPFTQPNSMAVVLQSQFSIPPLASGVAIAVLTWLVVIGGVKSIGRAAERLAPLKVGLYLAGGLVVILTHAAQLPAVFALIFREAFSLEAAGGGAAGVGMMAAMRYGIARGIYANEAGYGTAAVAYGTARTDAPVRQGLQAVMEVFIVSCVTSTMSALVILTSGAWTSGLTSTAVVAQAFNTAMPTVGGWIVAFCAFLFGYTTLIGWAYYGEQFLEYAFGLRVTLPYRWLYCGLVVFGAMGKVETIWAWGDLMNGLQVFPNLVGLIGLSGVAASMLRQPRPKQEEATAPVA, from the coding sequence ATGCTGCCTGAACCCATTCGCAACGCGATCGATGTCGCCAGCAACTTCGTCTGGGGTCCCTGGACCATGGCCCTCTTGTTGGGAACTGGAGTGTTCCTGACGATCCGGCTGCGATTCGTTCAGGTAGCGCGCTTCCGGGAGGGACTGCGAGCGATGGTGCCAGCCCAGGCGAGCGGCGCCGGCACGCTGAGCCCCTTCCAGGCGTTCATGACGGCGCTCGCCGCGTCGATTGGCACGGGCAACATCGCGGGAGTGGCCACGGCCATCGTGAGCGGCGGGCCGGGGGCGCTGTTCTGGATCTGGGTGTATGGCTTCTTCGCCACGGCCATCAAGTTCTGCGAGGCCGTGCTGGGCATCCAGTACCGCAAGGTGCAGGGGGAGCGGCTCTCCGCGGGTCCGATGCACTACCTGAAGGACGGGCTGGGCTCGCCGAAGCTGGCCTGGCTCTACGCGGTCATCGCCGGCGTGGCGGCGCTCACGACGACGCCCTTCACCCAGCCGAACTCCATGGCGGTGGTGCTGCAGAGCCAGTTCTCGATTCCCCCGCTGGCCTCGGGCGTGGCCATCGCGGTGCTCACGTGGCTGGTGGTCATCGGTGGCGTGAAGAGCATCGGCCGCGCGGCGGAGCGCCTCGCGCCCCTGAAGGTGGGGCTCTACCTGGCCGGAGGGCTCGTCGTCATCCTCACCCACGCGGCGCAGCTGCCCGCGGTGTTCGCGCTCATCTTCCGCGAGGCGTTCTCCCTGGAGGCGGCCGGAGGAGGCGCCGCCGGAGTGGGGATGATGGCCGCCATGCGCTACGGGATTGCCCGAGGCATCTACGCCAACGAGGCCGGGTACGGCACGGCGGCGGTGGCGTATGGCACGGCGCGCACGGATGCGCCGGTGCGGCAGGGGCTCCAGGCGGTGATGGAGGTGTTCATCGTCTCGTGCGTCACGTCGACCATGAGCGCGCTGGTGATTCTCACGAGTGGCGCGTGGACATCCGGGCTCACGAGCACGGCGGTGGTGGCCCAGGCCTTCAACACGGCGATGCCCACGGTGGGAGGGTGGATCGTCGCGTTCTGCGCCTTCCTGTTTGGCTACACGACGCTGATCGGCTGGGCGTACTACGGCGAGCAGTTCCTCGAGTATGCCTTTGGGCTGCGCGTCACCCTGCCCTACCGTTGGCTGTACTGCGGCCTGGTGGTCTTCGGTGCCATGGGCAAGGTGGAAACCATCTGGGCCTGGGGCGACCTGATGAATGGCTTGCAGGTGTTCCCCAACCTCGTGGGCCTGATTGGGTTGAGCGGCGTGGCGGCGTCGATGCTGCGCCAGCCCAGGCCGAAGCAGGAGGAAGCCACCGCGCCCGTGGCCTGA